In Eleutherodactylus coqui strain aEleCoq1 chromosome 4, aEleCoq1.hap1, whole genome shotgun sequence, the following are encoded in one genomic region:
- the LOC136626674 gene encoding homeobox protein zampogna-like — MSHKSVHPTSFTIRDILNMGCTNCSKAKSSDSEDPVQDELSGQSQAEIDTEQETLPELSATEIPRDKMRSHSLDKGRQIREESRWYSDQEAQSDGDCPELCLGDKLEDDQRSGKKRTRAAFSHAQVYELERRFSLQRYLSGPERADLAAALKLTETQIKIWFQNRRYKTKRKLIAKQQAVKPHESPAKQVAVRVLVKDNQRQYCPEDAISPSLLSLYQAYQYYPFIYRLPAWSPHI, encoded by the exons ATGTCGCACAAAAGTGTCCACCCCACTTCGTTCACAATCCGGGATATATTAAATATGGGCTGCACTAATTGTAGCAAGGCAAAGAGCTCAGACTCTGAGGACCCCGTGCAGGATGAGCTCTCAGGGCAGTCCCAGGCTGAGATTGATACCGAACAAGAAACATTGCCCGAGTTATCGGCAACTGAGATTCCCAGAGATAAGATGCGATCACACAGCCTGGACAAGGGCAGACAGATCCGAGAGGAATCACGGTGGTACAGCGATCAGGAGGCGCAGTCAGACG GAGACTGCCCAGAGCTGTGTTTGGGTGACAAACTTGAGGATGATCAGCGAtcagggaagaagaggacccgggCAGCTTTCTCCCATGCCCAGGTCTACGAGCTGGAGAGGAGATTTAGTCTCCAGAGATATCTGTCTGGACCGGAGAGGGCAGACCTGGCAGCGGCCCTGAAGCTTACAGAAACCCAGATCAAGATCTGGTTCCAGAACCGGAGATACAAGACTAAGAGGAAGCTTATAGCCAAGCAGCAGGCGGTGAAGCCCCATGAGAGCCCAGCCAAGCAAGTGGCAGTCAGAGTGCTAGTAAAGGATAATCAAAGACAGTACTGCCCTGAAGATGCCATCTCCCCATCTCTGCTGTCATTATATCAGGCCTACCAGTATTACCCCTTCATATATCGTCTACCTGCCTGGTCCCCCCACATTTAA